AAGCCTTTCCAAAACAGAGAAATAAAGATCTTTGAAAAGTTCATGGGTACGGTGTGTGTTGATATAGGATATATTAGACTTACTTGGAGCTCTTACTACACCTAAGTGGTTCAGATTACCAGTGGTACTGCGTAGACCGTTACTAATATCACGGACCGAATCTGCCGAGGAAAAATGACAGAAAAGCATACTGACTAGATGCGTCCAGCTGTTGATCCCTTTCTGATGTTTGTCACTTTTGTGCTTTGAAACCAAATCTTTGAATAATTCGCGGTCGATAAGAGATAAAATCTGACTAAAAACATTTAAATTTATCATGGCGGTGTGTTATAATTTTGTGATTTAAATATAGCGATCTCGCTATATCAAAACACCGCCATTTTTTAAACGTTTAGGACGCAAGTGAAGCAATCTATTTTAAACGGTGCTTCTTTAGGGATGTTAGAGGTTGACAGTAATGTAAATAGTTTTTTAAAACATCATACCAATTGGAGAAAAACCTACGATTTACTTCGTCAAAAACATCTAAGCAAAATAGCTCATTTGGAGGACCGCACAACTTTACTTAATATGTTGGAAAAGGATCAGGCATTGCGTTCCTTATTGGGAGTTATTGAATACAAAAAAGCTGATTCTCTTATTTTCGCTAGTGACACGGCTAATATGGCCGTGATAAAGGAGATTATAGCGAGAACAGAGTTTCCGAATCTTGAAACTGTTGGCATGGATGGCGTAAACGCTATCTTTATATTATTGTTACATACTTTAAACAATGGGATTGAGGATGCCAAAAATATTGAAATTTTGACACCATTGATGAAAAAAGCGGTTATAGACCTCAAGTATCCACCTTTCAACATGGCTTTAGTTATCGATAGACACCGGGCCATAATCCGTCAAAAACAGATTTATGGATCATACTGGGAAATGGGTAAACAAAACAAAAGAATTGTTACACCGATTGAGAACATTGATGAGGTAGATGTACGAAGAAAAGAAATTGGGCTACCACCGCTAAGTCTTTTAAGGAACCAAAGAGGGTATGAATTACCTGTGGATTATAAAAACTAAGTGGTAATTTCAATTCAGCCAAAAAAAACATCACCTTGATTTAATCTGCCTTTTCATAAAAAAAATCGCAGGTATCATCTACAACAATGACAATACTATTTCCCCGTTTTTTTATGACTAATTCACACGAAGCAGTACCTCCAGAATAACGCAAAACCAATCGCGTATCAAATACGCCGTATGCTACATGGTATTCTCCATTGCCAAAAAAAGAACTTCGATATTTATTGTTATCCAACAAGGTTAGCTCATCATCTCTATCCGGAAGCTCTGCACCTGCAAAGCATTCGTGATACTTGAAGTCATATTTCCCTAATACCATCGAATGCGTAATCAACCTTGAATAAATAATTGCTGTAGCGATTAAAAACAAGATAAGTAAGAATGGCCAACTTCTAGTTTTCTTCATTCCTTTAAATAAAGATATTATTGTTCTTTGAATTTACGATTAAATTTAGAGTTAAAACTTAAAAGAACAAATTTACAATCATAAAAATCTGTGATCATACAAAAAGCCACATCGCAGGATGTGGCTTCTAAACTAAATTTATAAACATGTGATTCACTAGACGTCGGCTTTTGCTATGACTGAGCGGGCCTCAAATTATGAGCTACTATTTATACGAATTGATCGATTTGGACACTTTCCAGTCATTTCCTTCACGGACAAAGGTTACTAGATCGGTCTTGGTGAAATCTTCAAATTTCAAGGTCATTCTGGCCACCATATAATCGGCTGATGTTTCAAGTATCTCCGTACTTACCCTACAGTTTAGTTTCTCACCTTTTTGTTTTTTCAATGATTTTACCACTTCACTACGGCTATTTGACTTCAAGTTTGCTGTTTGAACCTTTTGATTAAAATCTTCAGCAAACAATTGTTCTACACCAGCCGATTCTCCTTCAGCCATGACAGCAACATAGTGCTCTAAAGCAAAGTCTGCGGTTGACAAGTTAACAGTTGTTTTTGCTGTTTTTGATCCTGGGCCCTCAGCTGCCATTGCACATGTTGAAATTGCGATTAAGGCTGCTGCTGCGATTGTTTTTACTAGCGTTTTCATAATATCTTTATTTTATCGTGTAAGTTTTTCTGTTCTTATTTCTTAATTCAAAACTACGGTTCACTAGAGCTCTAACCGACAGATTTTAGACTAGTTCCCCACAAAACTCGGTGAATGACTGAGATCAAAAGGTGAACGTCAAAATACATTAAGAACATAAGATCCATTTTATTAACTCCGTGCCAAATACTATACCAGCTGTCCCTGTGCGTTCAATAACGTCCCCCATGACCTGTTAAAGCACATTTCGTATCTTTTCAAAAAAAAATAGCTGTACGAATGCGAACAGTTTATAACAATATCGTTCACATGCGTACACTATATTAAATGCTGGCAAAAAGATGAACTGAAGCCATAAGAGATAGATAAAAGCTACGAGCATCGATACAATAAAGCAAGGCCAAATTCTGCTAATTTTTGCCTTGTTGTCTATCGTTATTGCCTGTTTAGGGCTATTCGGTGTAATCACATTCGCTATTCAATTGCGGATAAAGGAAATTGGAATACGTAAAACATTAGGCGCAACATTAAGCAACCTCGTTAATCTACTATGCTCTGATATGGTTAAACTGGTCGGTATAGCACTGTTGATTGCACTGCCGCACGGATGGTTATTGATGAATCAGTGGCTGCAAGAGTTC
The DNA window shown above is from Sphingobacterium thalpophilum and carries:
- a CDS encoding DUF6624 domain-containing protein, giving the protein MKQSILNGASLGMLEVDSNVNSFLKHHTNWRKTYDLLRQKHLSKIAHLEDRTTLLNMLEKDQALRSLLGVIEYKKADSLIFASDTANMAVIKEIIARTEFPNLETVGMDGVNAIFILLLHTLNNGIEDAKNIEILTPLMKKAVIDLKYPPFNMALVIDRHRAIIRQKQIYGSYWEMGKQNKRIVTPIENIDEVDVRRKEIGLPPLSLLRNQRGYELPVDYKN
- a CDS encoding nuclear transport factor 2 family protein; the encoded protein is MKTLVKTIAAAALIAISTCAMAAEGPGSKTAKTTVNLSTADFALEHYVAVMAEGESAGVEQLFAEDFNQKVQTANLKSNSRSEVVKSLKKQKGEKLNCRVSTEILETSADYMVARMTLKFEDFTKTDLVTFVREGNDWKVSKSINSYK
- a CDS encoding FtsX-like permease family protein, with the protein product MSIVIACLGLFGVITFAIQLRIKEIGIRKTLGATLSNLVNLLCSDMVKLVGIALLIALPHGWLLMNQWLQEFAYRISVSWWILALAGIIALVIAILTLCTRAIAAAKANPVDSLKVE